The Enterobacter mori genomic interval AGTGGCCGCCCAGACGCATTCTGCAACGTCTGCTGGTTATGGTCATTGTGTTGCTGATGTACGCGTGGGGTTTTGAGTGGCTCGGATTCCCGATTGCCACCGCCATCCTGACGATGGTGATTGGCATGTTGTTTAACGCCACACTGCCCACGGCGGGGCTCTCGGGTGCGGTACTGGGCATTTTGCTCTGGTACGCCTTTGACCGCCTGCTGGACGTGACCTTACCCCTTGGCGCATGGTTTAACTAACGGAGCACGCTATGGATACCTGGATTTACCTCTCGCAGGGGTTCGCGGTAGCGATGACCCCGGAAAACCTGATGATCGCCCTGATCGGCTGCTTCGTGGGCACGATCGTCGGCCTGCTGCCCGGTCTTGGTCCGATTAACGGCGTGGCGATACTTCTGCCGCTGGCCTTTGCCCTACACCTGCCTGCTGAATCCGCCCTGATCTTACTGGCGACGGTGTATATCGGCTGCGAGTACGGCGGACGCATCTCCTCCATACTGCTGAACGTGCCCGGCGATGCCGCCGCCATTATGACCGCGCTCGACGGTTATCCCATGGCGCAACAGGGACGCGGCGGCGTGGCGCTCTCCATTTCTGCCGTCAGCTCGTTCTTCG includes:
- a CDS encoding tripartite tricarboxylate transporter TctB family protein codes for the protein MSDRIFAGIWLLLCIGGLFVAWQIHSEYSYEPVGPRPFPMGIVGLMLLCSVALLLRHPDTVEWPPRRILQRLLVMVIVLLMYAWGFEWLGFPIATAILTMVIGMLFNATLPTAGLSGAVLGILLWYAFDRLLDVTLPLGAWFN